A single Nicotiana tabacum cultivar K326 chromosome 5, ASM71507v2, whole genome shotgun sequence DNA region contains:
- the LOC142181025 gene encoding uncharacterized protein LOC142181025, with protein sequence MAITDDENNHPPANESPTISAFMRIDLLGKSKLGFVDGRYPKSKFEPDLHDQWEKVNVVVLSWIMNAVRPGLLSTIVYASKAHKVLEDLKERFDKVNGSRVIHLHREIHTLIQGTMSVAYYFSKHRELWDEFDAFMPCPGCPCPESKKGLVTARGNPRPQKKIPQCDYCHCKGHTKETYYKLVGYPSDFKSKKKGDSLGV encoded by the exons ATGGCAATTACAGATGATGAGAACAATCACCCACCTGCAAATGAATCTCCGACAATCAGTGCATTTATGCGGATTGATTTGCTAGGCAAAAGTAAGTTAGGTTTTGTTGATGGAAGGTACCCTAAGTCTAAATTTGAACCTGATCTACATGACCAATGGGAAAAGGTGAATGTTGTAGTTTTGTCGTGGATAATGAATGCAGTACGACCAGGATTGCTAAGTACTATTGTATATGCGTCCAAAGCTCACAAGGTCTTGGAAGATCTAAAGGAAAGGTTTGATAAAGTGAATGGATCTAGAGTCATTCATCTCCACAGGGAGATTCATACTCTCATTCAAGGAACTATGTCTGTTGCTTACTATTTCTCTAAGCATAGAGAATTGTGGGATGAATTTGATGCATTCATGCCTTGCCCTGGGTGTCCATGCCCAGAATCTAAGAA AGGTCTAGTAACTGCAAGGGGAAATCCAAGGCCTCAGAAGAAGATCCCTCAGTGTGATTACTGCCATTGCAAAGGACATACAAAGGAGACCTATTACAAGTTAGTTGGTTACCCCTCAGACTTCAAGTCTAAGAAGAAGGGAGATAGTCTTGGAGTGTAA